Proteins encoded within one genomic window of Companilactobacillus sp.:
- a CDS encoding HD domain-containing protein, translating into MDQAKQIQEIRDFSYQKMSKDKTGHNFDHIERVVKMAKRILKEEHTDPLITIGAAYLHDVADDKLVDDPAKLEREIREFLKSIELSDEQIDEILYITHNLGFSKSLSENPPKLSLAGQVVQDSDRLDAIGAIGITRAVYYGGVYHETIYDPEISPRENMSIAEYRDLSDETIINHFYEKLFKLESMMNTHTAKWIAKDRHNFMVEFIDEFKAEWDSKR; encoded by the coding sequence ATGGATCAAGCAAAACAAATTCAAGAGATACGTGATTTTTCTTATCAGAAAATGTCTAAAGACAAGACGGGTCATAACTTTGATCATATCGAGAGAGTTGTGAAGATGGCTAAAAGAATTCTTAAAGAAGAACATACTGATCCGTTGATCACGATTGGTGCTGCTTATCTCCATGATGTTGCTGACGATAAATTGGTTGATGATCCTGCCAAATTGGAACGTGAGATCCGTGAATTTTTGAAGAGTATTGAGTTGAGCGATGAACAAATTGATGAGATCTTGTACATTACTCATAATTTAGGCTTCAGCAAATCTTTAAGCGAAAACCCACCTAAGCTGTCGCTGGCTGGACAAGTAGTTCAAGATTCCGACCGACTGGATGCAATTGGTGCGATTGGAATCACTCGTGCAGTTTATTACGGTGGCGTTTATCATGAGACGATTTATGATCCTGAAATTTCTCCTCGGGAAAATATGTCGATTGCTGAGTATCGTGATTTAAGCGATGAGACGATCATCAATCATTTTTATGAAAAGTTGTTTAAACTAGAAAGCATGATGAATACGCATACAGCTAAATGGATTGCCAAAGACCGTCACAATTTTATGGTGGAATTCATTGATGAGTTTAAAGCAGAATGGGATTCTAAAAGATAA
- a CDS encoding tyrosine-protein phosphatase: MDRATESTRRILDLEAGINFRELGGYQTTSGQSLKYHKVLRSAGLGDLTQKDIKYLQDYGVKTDVDFRSQDEINKKPDRVPNGAKYVSLPVFSEDQTEASKIGNEVIPEIDFDPHDGYNHMLDVYRNMIVEDTARNAYRQFFDELLGNSNDNDVVLFHCTAGKDRTGMGAVFFLYTLGVPLPTIKEDYLLTNQASKVYVANVLKQVEAKDPTLVESIRALLTVNENYLNVAQKAIEETSGSLDNYIKNELKVSNHEIDDLKKIYLLK; encoded by the coding sequence ATGGACAGAGCTACTGAAAGCACTCGTCGTATTTTAGACCTTGAAGCCGGAATCAACTTTCGTGAATTAGGAGGTTACCAGACAACTTCTGGACAATCTCTTAAATATCATAAAGTTCTACGTTCCGCAGGTTTAGGTGATTTAACTCAAAAGGATATCAAGTATCTTCAAGACTATGGCGTCAAGACAGACGTTGATTTCCGTTCTCAAGATGAAATCAATAAGAAACCAGACCGCGTTCCAAATGGAGCAAAGTACGTTTCATTGCCAGTATTTAGTGAAGATCAAACTGAAGCTTCCAAAATTGGGAATGAAGTGATACCTGAAATCGATTTTGACCCGCATGACGGATATAACCATATGTTAGACGTCTATCGCAATATGATCGTCGAAGATACCGCCAGAAACGCATATCGTCAATTTTTCGATGAACTATTAGGAAACAGCAACGACAATGACGTTGTTTTATTCCATTGTACAGCAGGTAAAGATCGTACCGGTATGGGAGCAGTTTTCTTCCTATACACATTGGGCGTTCCATTGCCAACTATTAAAGAAGATTATTTATTAACAAATCAAGCTAGCAAAGTTTATGTTGCAAACGTGTTAAAACAAGTTGAGGCCAAAGATCCAACCTTAGTTGAATCAATTAGAGCATTATTAACAGTTAACGAAAATTACTTGAATGTCGCTCAGAAAGCGATTGAGGAGACATCTGGTAGTCTTGATAATTATATCAAAAACGAACTTAAAGTTAGCAATCATGAGATAGACGATTTGAAAAAAATTTATTTATTGAAATAA
- a CDS encoding glycerate kinase: MKFLIAPGKYHDSSISSKLVGQAIYSGISRALPNAQIVTMPVTDSKYGMPALVAHTIGGRWVDLPFFDAFWQNKMGTYLLTNIDSQDTAIIDTEQIVGPELATSKTRNDLFHATSYGIGEFIMDAVTSGIHEIVICLGTSETFDGGLGALQALGAKIYDEGGDLIPEGENPLINGYEADLDDVYRILRKVRITVLLSYSSSYESKEKRDYLSETQKDFLEDNLLYITEKINKKYNLDIHPMPHSGAIKTLAGAFAMMRAHISRSSFEWIANVTGMDETIRSADVMITATDEVSAESMHDEILFHLSKIAGYSKMPTFVLCNNFIDDFEDYEQLFTGIFSTQMSNYSTKVQDEQLVFEHYESIANQLARTLGAFHNVNH, encoded by the coding sequence ATGAAATTTCTTATCGCTCCAGGAAAATATCATGACTCATCCATTAGCTCAAAATTAGTGGGTCAAGCGATATACAGTGGTATTTCACGGGCATTGCCTAATGCTCAAATTGTTACGATGCCGGTGACCGATAGTAAATATGGTATGCCGGCGTTAGTTGCTCATACGATCGGTGGCCGTTGGGTCGATCTGCCGTTTTTTGATGCCTTCTGGCAAAACAAAATGGGCACGTATTTGCTAACTAACATTGATAGTCAGGATACCGCAATAATAGATACAGAACAAATAGTAGGTCCTGAGCTAGCTACCTCAAAAACGCGAAATGATCTTTTTCATGCTACGAGTTATGGAATCGGCGAATTCATCATGGACGCGGTGACTAGCGGTATTCATGAAATAGTTATCTGTTTAGGGACATCTGAAACGTTTGATGGCGGTTTAGGAGCCTTACAAGCTCTTGGAGCAAAGATTTACGATGAAGGCGGGGATTTGATACCGGAAGGTGAAAATCCACTGATAAACGGATATGAGGCTGATTTAGATGACGTCTATCGTATCTTGAGAAAAGTTCGGATCACAGTGCTGCTGAGTTATTCATCCAGCTATGAATCCAAAGAAAAACGTGATTATTTATCAGAAACACAAAAAGATTTTTTAGAAGATAACTTACTTTATATTACAGAAAAAATTAATAAGAAGTATAATTTAGATATACATCCAATGCCTCACTCAGGGGCAATCAAAACATTAGCTGGGGCTTTTGCTATGATGAGAGCTCATATTTCCCGAAGTTCGTTTGAATGGATAGCAAACGTGACTGGGATGGATGAGACGATTCGTTCAGCCGATGTGATGATCACTGCCACGGATGAGGTGTCGGCTGAATCTATGCATGATGAAATTCTGTTTCATTTGAGTAAAATTGCCGGATATTCGAAGATGCCGACGTTTGTCTTGTGCAACAACTTTATCGACGATTTTGAAGATTATGAACAACTTTTTACCGGGATCTTCTCAACTCAGATGTCGAATTACTCTACAAAGGTTCAGGACGAGCAATTAGTTTTTGAACATTATGAATCGATTGCTAATCAATTAGCACGAACATTGGGTGCATTTCATAATGTAAACCATTGA
- a CDS encoding universal stress protein, producing the protein MEQDYEKILVPVDGSKEAEMAFRKAVKVAQMNKGHLDVLTVLDTKQFIGLHGGMLNGDVIYQLSEDAQKYLNELKDEAVKDGFNADDIAIHVRFGEPKTVIATEFVEEYKNDLIMIGSTGMNAVTRLLVGSVSEYVTRNARTDVIIVRTDVDNKAIGK; encoded by the coding sequence ATGGAACAAGATTATGAAAAGATTCTAGTACCAGTTGATGGTTCTAAAGAAGCTGAAATGGCATTTCGTAAAGCCGTTAAAGTTGCACAAATGAACAAGGGTCATCTAGATGTTTTGACAGTTCTAGATACTAAGCAATTTATCGGACTTCACGGTGGAATGTTAAATGGGGATGTAATTTACCAACTTTCAGAAGATGCTCAAAAGTATCTTAATGAATTAAAGGATGAAGCTGTCAAAGATGGATTCAACGCTGATGACATTGCTATCCACGTTCGTTTTGGTGAACCAAAGACAGTTATTGCTACAGAATTTGTTGAAGAATACAAGAACGACCTCATTATGATCGGTTCAACAGGTATGAACGCTGTAACTAGATTGTTGGTTGGTTCAGTTTCAGAATACGTTACAAGAAATGCTCGTACTGACGTTATTATCGTTAGAACAGATGTTGATAACAAAGCAATCGGCAAATAA
- a CDS encoding DNA-3-methyladenine glycosylase I, whose amino-acid sequence MKRCTWAEDSFKEMEDYHDHEWCKPSHDERYFFEMLTLELSQAGLSWSTIIKRRDGYKKAFANFDYDKVAQFDETKRDQLLQDSGIIRNKLKVNATINNAKIIVEMHQNGERFSDYIWSFVDNKAIDHHLQDESQMPAQDELSQTISKDLKKKGFRFVGPTIIYSFLQAVGVINDHLDQCDFK is encoded by the coding sequence ATGAAAAGATGCACGTGGGCTGAAGACAGCTTTAAAGAAATGGAAGATTATCACGATCACGAGTGGTGCAAACCTAGCCATGATGAACGCTACTTTTTTGAAATGCTGACTTTAGAATTATCTCAAGCGGGACTATCTTGGTCGACGATCATCAAACGCCGCGATGGCTACAAAAAAGCTTTTGCAAATTTTGATTACGATAAAGTGGCTCAATTTGATGAAACAAAGCGTGATCAGTTGTTGCAAGATTCAGGAATCATCCGCAACAAGTTAAAGGTTAACGCGACTATCAACAATGCTAAGATCATTGTTGAGATGCATCAAAATGGCGAACGATTCTCAGATTATATTTGGAGCTTTGTCGATAACAAGGCAATCGATCATCATTTGCAAGATGAGTCGCAGATGCCTGCACAAGATGAGTTGTCGCAAACCATCAGCAAGGATTTAAAGAAAAAGGGATTTCGGTTCGTTGGGCCAACGATCATTTATTCTTTTTTACAAGCTGTTGGTGTAATAAATGATCATTTAGATCAATGTGATTTTAAATAA
- a CDS encoding ATP-binding cassette domain-containing protein, which yields MNLLSVKDLSFEIGGYFAYKHVTFSLSQNEAIGITGDGGSGKTALLETIVGMNDSDSGSVKFASGTRIGFMPQLETEQIDETVSQYLETNRQIAGKLAVSSAQLVDLASFMGMRPYMDRSVENLSMGMKQRVSFLNAVAKRPNVLILDDPFSFQNSFYAHNMMEIIKDLQGHGSGIIIASPMRDTIIEENLNTHYILNEKTLNILHVDQSAYLLAFRATTDSMAITKDIAQYATSSANGLIEIKVPFVQKERVLATMLDMNYLFEGMVSLEV from the coding sequence ATGAATTTATTATCAGTCAAGGATCTATCGTTTGAAATTGGAGGTTACTTTGCGTACAAGCATGTAACCTTTTCTTTATCTCAAAATGAGGCAATCGGCATAACAGGGGATGGCGGTTCAGGCAAGACAGCCTTGTTGGAAACTATTGTTGGGATGAATGATTCTGATAGCGGATCGGTCAAGTTTGCATCAGGAACTAGAATTGGCTTTATGCCACAATTAGAAACTGAACAAATTGATGAGACGGTCAGTCAATACTTGGAAACTAATCGTCAAATTGCTGGAAAATTAGCAGTTAGTTCAGCACAATTAGTCGATCTGGCATCGTTTATGGGAATGAGACCCTATATGGATCGTTCAGTCGAAAACTTGTCAATGGGAATGAAACAGCGCGTTAGTTTTTTGAATGCAGTTGCTAAAAGACCAAATGTCTTGATCTTGGATGATCCATTTTCATTTCAAAATAGTTTTTATGCTCATAATATGATGGAAATCATCAAAGATCTCCAAGGGCACGGCTCGGGTATTATTATCGCAAGCCCAATGCGAGATACGATCATTGAAGAAAATTTGAATACTCATTATATTTTGAATGAGAAGACCCTCAATATTTTACATGTCGACCAAAGTGCTTATTTATTAGCATTTCGTGCCACGACAGATTCGATGGCGATCACTAAAGATATCGCACAGTATGCGACTAGCTCGGCAAATGGCTTGATTGAGATCAAAGTACCATTCGTGCAAAAAGAACGAGTCTTAGCTACGATGCTAGATATGAATTATTTGTTTGAGGGGATGGTAAGCCTTGAAGTTTAA
- a CDS encoding GNAT family N-acetyltransferase, producing the protein MSNIYLRQARSEDLPKVLDIISGAKKTLRDRGVDQWQTGYPDEAILKQDLDDGINYVMLLDGEVVGTAALQQGIEPNYEKIVNGSWDKDSNKEYSVIHRIAVEPGHQGQHLSAALIRQLLTISYQLGYTDVRIDTHPENLVMQHVITTNGFVEKGEISMEEDEGVRKAYQLLLY; encoded by the coding sequence ATGAGTAACATCTATTTGCGTCAAGCTAGAAGTGAAGATTTACCAAAAGTATTAGACATAATTTCCGGTGCGAAAAAAACACTTAGAGATCGTGGCGTTGACCAATGGCAAACCGGCTATCCTGATGAAGCGATTTTGAAACAAGATTTAGATGATGGAATCAATTATGTAATGTTATTAGATGGTGAAGTTGTGGGAACAGCTGCACTACAACAAGGAATCGAACCTAACTACGAGAAGATCGTTAATGGTAGCTGGGATAAAGACTCTAACAAAGAATATTCAGTAATTCATCGAATTGCAGTTGAGCCAGGACATCAAGGACAACATTTATCAGCTGCTTTGATCCGTCAATTATTGACGATTTCATATCAATTAGGATACACAGATGTAAGAATCGATACTCATCCAGAAAATCTCGTAATGCAACATGTTATTACAACCAATGGCTTTGTTGAAAAAGGCGAGATCAGTATGGAAGAAGACGAAGGCGTACGTAAAGCTTATCAATTGCTTTTGTATTAA